A genomic window from Gossypium hirsutum isolate 1008001.06 chromosome D10, Gossypium_hirsutum_v2.1, whole genome shotgun sequence includes:
- the LOC107916207 gene encoding ATP-citrate synthase beta chain protein 2: protein MATGQLFSRTTQALFYNYKQLPIQRMLDFDFLCGRETPSVAGIINPGAEGFQKLFFGQEEIAIPVHSTIEAACAAHPTADVFINFASYRSAAASSMSALKQPTIRVVAIIAEGVPESDTKQLIAYARSNNKVVIGPATVGGIQAGAFKIGDTAGTIDNIVHCKLYRPGSVGFVSKSGGMSNEMYNTIARVTDGIYEGIAIGGDVFPGSTLSDHILRFNNIPQVKMMVVLGELGGRDEYSLVEALKQGKVNKPVVAWVSGTCARLFKSEVQFGHAGAKSGGEMESAQAKNQALREAGAVVPTSYEALEATIKETFEQLVEEGKITPVKEVKPPQIPEDLNSAIKSGKVRAPTHIISTISDDRGEEPCYAGVPMSSIVEQGLGVGDVISLLWFKRSLPRYCTKFIEICIMLCADHGPCVSGAHNTIVTARAGKDLVSSLVSGLLTIGPRFGGAIDDAARYFKDAYDRGLTPYEFVESMKKKGIRVPGIGHRIKRGDNRDKRVELLQLFARTNFPSVKYMEYAVQVETYTLSKANNLVLNVDGAIGSLFLDLLAGSGMFTKQEIDEIVEIGYLNGLFVLARSIGLIGHTFDQKRLKQPLYRHPWEDVLYTK, encoded by the exons ATGGCCACCGGACAGTTGTTTTCTCGAACAACTCAAGCCTTATTCTATAACTACAAACAACTTCCTATTCAACGCATGCTTGATTTCGATTTCCTTTGCG GGAGGGAAACACCGTCCGTCGCTGGTATCATTAATCCTGGTGCCGAGGGATTTCAGAAACTCTTCTTTGGTCAAGAGGAAATAGCGATCCCAGTGCATTCAAC CATTGAGGCAGCATGTGCTGCACATCCAACTGCCGATGTTTTTATTAACTTTGCATCATATCGAAG TGCTGCTGCTTCGTCCATGTCTGCTCTGAAACAACCTACCATTCGAGTTGTTGCTATAATTGCTGAAGGTGTTCCTGAATCAGACACCAAACAGTTGATTGCATATGCACGTTCCAACAACAAG GTTGTTATTGGCCCAGCTACTGTTGGAGGAATTCAAGCTGGAGCTTTTAAGATAGGTGACACTGCTGGAACAATTGACAATATTGTTCACTGCAAGCTGTACAGGCCTGGATCTGTTGGCTTTGTCTCCAAATCT GGTGGCATGTCGAATGAAATGTACAACACTATTGCCCGTGTTACAGATGGAATCTATGAAG GCATAGCTATTGGAGGAGATGTCTTCCCAGGATCCACCTTATCCGACCATATTTTGAGATTTAACAACATTCCACAG GTCAAGATGATGGTTGTCCTTGGAGAACTTGGTGGACGAGATGAGTATTCCTTAGTTGAAGCCCTGAAACAGGGAAAAGTGAACAAGCCAGTGGTTGCTTGGGTCAGTGGAACTTGTGCACGACTCTTCAAATCAGAAGTACAGTTTGGTCATGCT GGAGCTAAGAGTGGTGGTGAGATGGAGTCTGCACAGGCAAAGAATCAAGCACTAAGGGAAGCTGGAGCTGTTGTTCCCACTTCATATGAAGCTCTGGAAGCTACAATCAAGGAAACATTTGAGCAACTG GTTGAAGAAGGGAAGATTACACCGGTCAAGGAAGTTAAGCCTCCACAAATCCCAGAAGATCTTAACAGTGCTATTAAGAGCGGGAAAGTTCGTGCTCCAACTCATATTATTTCGACCATCTCTGATGACAGAG GGGAGGAACCATGCTATGCTGGTGTGCCCATGTCTTCCATTGTTGAGCAAGGTCTTGGTGTTGGTGATGTCATTTCTCTCTTGTGGTTCAAACGTAGCCTTCCACGATACTGTACTAAATTTATCGAG ATATGCATCATGCTCTGTGCTGACCACGGTCCCTGTGTCTCTGGTGCGCACAACACTATAGTGACTGCAAGAGCTGGGAAGGACCTTGTGTCCAGTCTTGTGTCAGGTTTGCTTACAATTGGTCCTCGCTTTGGTGGTGCAATTGATGATGCTGCACGATACTTTAAAGATGCTTACGATAGG GGTCTTACACCTTATGAATTTGTTGAAAGCATGAAAAAGAAGGGCATCCGTGTGCCTGGAATTGGTCACAG GATCAAGAGAGGGGACAACAGAGATAAGAGAGTAGAGCTTCTCCAACTGTTTGCTCGCACAAATTTCCCATCTGTGAAGTACATGGAATATGCCGTTCAAGTTGAAACCTACACTCTCTCAAAGGCTAACAACCTTGTCCTCAACGTGGATGGTGCCATCGGGTCACTTTTCTTGGATCTTCTTGCTGGTAGTGGAATGTTCACAAAGCAAGAGATTGATGAGATTGTTGAGATTGGCTACCTAAATGGGCTCTTTGTGCTAGCACGATCCATTGGTTTGATTGG GCACACTTTCGATCAGAAGAGACTGAAGCAGCCACTATATCGTCACCCATGGGAAGATGTTCTCTACACTAAGTGA
- the LOC121203607 gene encoding ATP-citrate synthase beta chain protein 2, with protein sequence MAIIFAFNGIEAACAAHPTADVFINFASYRSAAASSMSALKQPTIRVVAIIAEGVPESDTKQLIAYARSNNKVVIGPATVGGIQAGAFKIGDTAGTIDNIVHCKLYRPGSVGFVSKSGGMSNEMYNTIARVTDGIYEGIAIGGDVFPGSTLSDHILRFNNIPQVKMMVVLGELGGRDEYSLVEALKQGKVNKPVVAWVSGTCARLFKSEVQFGHAGAKSGGEMESAQAKNQALREAGAVVPTSYEALEATIKETFEQLVEEGKITPVKEVKPPQIPEDLNSAIKSGKVRAPTHIISTISDDRGEEPCYAGVPMSSIVEQGLGVGDVISLLWFKRSLPRYCTKFIEICIMLCADHGPCVSGAHNTIVTARAGKDLVSSLVSGLLTIGPRFGGAIDDAARYFKDAYDRGLTPYEFVESMKKKGIRVPGIGHRIKRGDNRDKRVELLQLFARTNFPSVKYMEYAVQVETYTLSKANNLVLNVDGAIGSLFLDLLAGSGMFTKQEIDEIVEIGYLNGLFVLARSIGLIGHTFDQKRLKQPLYRHPWEDVLYTK encoded by the exons ATGGCGATCATTTTTGCATTTAACGG CATTGAGGCAGCATGTGCTGCACATCCAACTGCCGATGTTTTTATTAACTTTGCATCATATCGAAG TGCTGCTGCTTCGTCCATGTCTGCTCTGAAACAACCTACCATTCGAGTTGTTGCTATAATTGCTGAAGGTGTTCCTGAATCAGACACCAAACAGTTGATTGCATATGCACGTTCCAACAACAAG GTTGTTATTGGCCCAGCTACTGTTGGAGGAATTCAAGCTGGAGCTTTTAAGATAGGTGACACTGCTGGAACAATTGACAATATTGTTCACTGCAAGCTGTACAGGCCTGGATCTGTTGGCTTTGTCTCCAAATCT GGTGGCATGTCGAATGAAATGTACAACACTATTGCCCGTGTTACAGATGGAATCTATGAAG GCATAGCTATTGGAGGAGATGTCTTCCCAGGATCCACCTTATCCGACCATATTTTGAGATTTAACAACATTCCACAG GTCAAGATGATGGTTGTCCTTGGAGAACTTGGTGGACGAGATGAGTATTCCTTAGTTGAAGCCCTGAAACAGGGAAAAGTGAACAAGCCAGTGGTTGCTTGGGTCAGTGGAACTTGTGCACGACTCTTCAAATCAGAAGTACAGTTTGGTCATGCT GGAGCTAAGAGTGGTGGTGAGATGGAGTCTGCACAGGCAAAGAATCAAGCACTAAGGGAAGCTGGAGCTGTTGTTCCCACTTCATATGAAGCTCTGGAAGCTACAATCAAGGAAACATTTGAGCAACTG GTTGAAGAAGGGAAGATTACACCGGTCAAGGAAGTTAAGCCTCCACAAATCCCAGAAGATCTTAACAGTGCTATTAAGAGCGGGAAAGTTCGTGCTCCAACTCATATTATTTCGACCATCTCTGATGACAGAG GGGAGGAACCATGCTATGCTGGTGTGCCCATGTCTTCCATTGTTGAGCAAGGTCTTGGTGTTGGTGATGTCATTTCTCTCTTGTGGTTCAAACGTAGCCTTCCACGATACTGTACTAAATTTATCGAG ATATGCATCATGCTCTGTGCTGACCACGGTCCCTGTGTCTCTGGTGCGCACAACACTATAGTGACTGCAAGAGCTGGGAAGGACCTTGTGTCCAGTCTTGTGTCAGGTTTGCTTACAATTGGTCCTCGCTTTGGTGGTGCAATTGATGATGCTGCACGATACTTTAAAGATGCTTACGATAGG GGTCTTACACCTTATGAATTTGTTGAAAGCATGAAAAAGAAGGGCATCCGTGTGCCTGGAATTGGTCACAG GATCAAGAGAGGGGACAACAGAGATAAGAGAGTAGAGCTTCTCCAACTGTTTGCTCGCACAAATTTCCCATCTGTGAAGTACATGGAATATGCCGTTCAAGTTGAAACCTACACTCTCTCAAAGGCTAACAACCTTGTCCTCAACGTGGATGGTGCCATCGGGTCACTTTTCTTGGATCTTCTTGCTGGTAGTGGAATGTTCACAAAGCAAGAGATTGATGAGATTGTTGAGATTGGCTACCTAAATGGGCTCTTTGTGCTAGCACGATCCATTGGTTTGATTGG GCACACTTTCGATCAGAAGAGACTGAAGCAGCCACTATATCGTCACCCATGGGAAGATGTTCTCTACACTAAGTGA